Below is a window of Populus trichocarpa isolate Nisqually-1 chromosome 3, P.trichocarpa_v4.1, whole genome shotgun sequence DNA.
taaaaaaaaaaagaaaggagaggagaggatgaaaagaaagagagaaagaaggtcATCTTTTTCAATGTtcgtataaataaaataaaaaaaaggtgaattGACACCCTAAATTCTTTTGGATGCATTagataataacaattatttatcTGATATTTTTCACAAGTTAAATATGTTCTAATTTATTTGGTTAAAGTTACGTCTAAGTTCAACGAGATTCtcgataaagaaaataaaatcaatccctcttgtttattgaaaaatatcttcGGTCGGTGGAGTGGTTATTTGCGATAATCAGATCCTTTCTCGATTGATCTCACTAAAAGCGTTAACTTTTAGGATTCTCCACTTTAATTGGTGAGATTATTTCTTcactttaattatttgcattttgAAGATGTCGATTACTTTACTggttttaaatttgtatttcaaCATGGATATAATTGTTTAGGACTGCGGCCAACCATATTTTCAAGAattgttttctaatatttttattattttaatatactgatattgaaaataaatatttaaaaataaaaaaatgttattttaataaaaatttctttaaaaatcaacataatgacgcttaaaaaaaaggcatgaaATGATGATTCAAGGAAGGATGAAAAATGCTCTTTTATTTGAGTCATGTGCCCATTAAATCCCAGTACATGAGAGTGAAGttgctatcttttttaattttaaggttaagatgatataatttaattggtggaattttagatttttttttaataattatgagtttgaatttttttagtataattaaaaatttatataattattaattctaagatatatgaaattaaacaagTTGGACGTAAGTTAGTTCGGACatcttattattaataataataataaaaaagttgttctcttctgttaaaaaaacatatgcacCATCACCAAGTGCTACCTGCATGTCTATGATGTTGCTAAAGTTATTCTGACTCACGGAAGGAcagataaattttataaaattcgctagtgatttatatattatttttttaaaaaagaaacttgaaattaaattaaattttgattaagttGTGAATTTACTTGTTGAGTGGATTAAATCTAATAAGATAAATTTGCTTGCGCGATGAAATCTCACCAGCTTGATCTGCTTCCAAAAATACCAAACAGTTTTCTTAGCTAATGAAGATAAAGTTGGTGTGATGCTTTGGTTATCGTGAGAGTGATGAAAAGTCAATGTCATAAGGCTGGGGTTGGTGAgcaccaataaaaaattgaaaaaactaaattgcTCCTCACAGATTCACTATAAGGTGTCCCTCCAACATCCTTCTTGGAAGGTGGCGACTCCATTGACCTTTGCTCACCCTCTCTCGAACCCTCCTTTTGTCTTCGATATTCTCTCTACTTCTCTGCTCTAGGCTCACAGGTATGCTACCTCTTCATGTGTTTGTTCTTGATTTAATTCTTgcgtccttttttttctcttctttgggTTTTTAAGCAAACAAGGTCGTTTAAAACCGAAGTTAGACTAATAAATGCATGAGTTAAAGGGttgatttttatggtttttaagttattaaatactTCTGTGCCATTGTACTGGGGAAGATATGGATacattgattttgtgttttaagtgaTAGTGATAAAGATGCATccagttccttttcttttggtttagaAGTTATGGTTGATGGAGTCATTTTCAGATTGTAAGATTTAAGAGGGAAAAAGGaaggccttttctttttttggtgtttcaaATCGGTTCTACAACAGAAAGATTTCATTTTTCACTATTTATTAATGCCAGCCACTGCATTTAAATGTGCAACCACCAAGAACTTTTTGGCACATAAACAGGCTGGGGCTGGAAAGGGTAACgatcacaatttaaaggatatCCATTATCAATTTGTGACAATTTGTCTTTGAAACTGCAGAGAACTTGGGGTGGAAGAGGGATAGAATCGATAAATAGAGCATTAGCACGGGGAAAGATGATAATCAATGTGAAGGAATCAACCATGGTGCAGCCGGCAGAGGAGACGCCCCGGAGGGGGCTGTGGAATTCTAATGTGGACCTGGTGGTACCAAGATTCCACACCCCGAGTGTCTACTTTTATAGGCCCACAGGTGCCTCAAACTTCTTTGATGCAAAAGTGCTCAAAGAGGCTTTGAGTAAGGCCCTTGTACCATTCTACCCTATGGCAGGGCGGTTACGTAGAGATGATGATGGCCGCATCGAGATCGATTGCAATGCTGAGGGAGTGTTGTTTGTTGAAGCTGGGACCGCCTCAGTTGTTGCTGATTTTGGTGATTTTGCACCCACTTTAGAGCTCAAGCAGCTTATTCCAACTGTGGATTACTCTGGCGGGATATCTACTTATCCTCTTTTGGTTTTGCAGGTATGtttcttccatttttattttcatctaatatgtgagttatttatttttgatccaTTGAGCCAGCACACAAGTGATTCAATTATGTGATTTATCTTTCGATTTTGAACATGTTGCATGAATTATGGTGTAAGTGTGCCTCTTAAAATCCTCCTCTTCAAGGCCTGATTTCTTAAGAAGCCATAAATGTACCCTTCTAAGCTGCACAAGTGAGTCAATTCAACTGTTGTTTCAACTGATGAGTTTCCATTGCGGTTGGATGGGATAGTCTTCATGTAAGAGAGATCTGCTATGAACATAAAATCTCTCAAGTCACCCAGAGGCTCTGGACTATCACTTTTTCTAGGCCAGAAATGAAAATGCTAGGTCAAGCTGTCCTGGAGTGTTTTGTAAACGGTATCTACTCTAGAATTTATGATTTGGATGTTACATGGcatcaaaatttgatttggaACCCTATCAGTAGAAGCAACAGCTTGGGTTTTTTCATTCACTGGCAGGTCTTATCTAACATCATTTACCCAAAGTTTGAGATGAATTGTAATGTACACAAGTCTCATCACCTAATTCATGAATTTATTGGAGAAAATGCAGTTTAACCTCCTAGTTTGACAAAATCACATTAAACAAACTCAAGTTTGCATAAACTTCCTTTTTTCATACCTATAGGGGAAGACCGTACCCATCTTCTTATATTTGAAAGTATACTGAACATCCTAGTAGTGTTGTTTCCATAATAACAGTAACCAGTAAACACCCTGAAATTTTGATGTCAAGAAGCCTCCGCAACAAGATTTGAAGATAGCATAAAGTAAGTTTGTTTAGTCAGTTTTCAGTTTATAAAACAAGAGAAGTGGTTAGCATTTTACCTCAAACTTCACAGATAATCAAGATAATTTAATCCATCTAAAGTTTAAGGGCACCATGTAACTGTTTAAATCACTTGCATACTTTATTTATCATAAAATCATGGAGAAAAAAGGATGAGGTTGATTGAATTCTTGGTaatgttttgacttttgagCATGTATTGcccaatataattttttttgaaatggttttCAGATTGATAATTTATATGAGGTTTAGTTTCGTGtcgagaaaaggaaaaggaagaggtCTAGTTTAGTTTTGAATTGCTGTGTTGTTGAGATCATTTGCACACTGGCTGTCCCAACTTGATGGGTGGGTGCTCGATAGATGACTTTAGAGAAATTAATGGGTAGCTAATAACCTTTTGTTATCCAACTACACTTTGAAGTTGCCCCATAAGGATTGGATGTGACCATGATTCACATAAATTCGACAAACAGAGTATATTGCACATGGAATTGTTAGTTGTGATGGTAGGAACAGAGTACTGCAGTAATGTAGACAACAATACATTTACTTGATAGCATTTACTGCATCTGCACATAAATTTCATTGGTGGGAACTTTAAAAGTTATTACAACATGACCCAAATTCACTTGAGCATCGATTCAATGGTATTGTAATCGTTCACATCATCATTTGAGGATACATTTAAGCTCTTCTGATGACAAATAGTTCGCCGCTAAATTGtgtaaaatacatttaaaactCAACCAAGGATTTAAAGGGAGGTAGTTGAGAATATTTCCCACTTAAGAGAGCTGGTAACTCTGACAttggttttttctttgtgttgaaTTTATTGACTTGGTATATAGAAATTTGGTTTGCCTTTGTTAGGCTATGCTCATCTGTCTCAAATGGTTTGTgtacttcaattttttatgtaCACTCTGTTTCCATGCTTTTCGGAAagaatttttatcatcaaacttTGATGAATTCACCTTATCATAGTATTTGCTAGTTGGGCATAATAAATGAAGTAgacctgggtttttttttttttttttcgtgacTGGCAAGTGGTAACGAGTGAGTAGTAGAGCCACCAATGAAAACAGGCCTGCCAACTTACCGCATGTTCACAAATTAGCAAGAAAAATCAACTTCTAGATGGCATGGATACTTCTCAAGCTCCTGAATGCACTCAAGATATTTATCTGTTGATTGCAGTTGCATTTTTCTTTACTGGAATAAAGAACTCTGCTTGAAATAATAATCTCCTGGGTTGAGTCCGATACTTAATTAGCCAAGTCTATCAATCACTTAAAATCCAATTTGTTTTAATGCTACTATGAGCGCACTATAAGCACGCTTTTGATTTGATTCTCTGCAGGTGACCTATTTCAAATGCGGAGGAGTTTCACTTGGTGTTGGTATGCAACACCATGCAGCGGATGGGTTTTCTGGTCTCCACTTTGTGAATACATGGTCAGATATGGCTCGTGGTCTTGACCTTACAATTCCACCCTTCATTGACAGGACCCTTCTCCGTGCCAGAGACCCACCCCAACCTGCATTCCACCACGTTGAGTACCAGCCTCCACCTGCCATGAAAACTGTTCTTGAAACCTCAAAACCAGAGAGCACAGCGGTCTCCATTTTTAAGTTGACCAGGGATCAGCTCAACACCCTCAAAGCCAAAGCAAAGGAAGGTGGAAACAATATTGGTTATAGTTCATATGAAATGTTGGCGGGTCACGTATGGAGATCAGCATGTAAGGCACGCGGACTTCCTGATGATCAAGAAACCAAGTTATATATAGCTACAGATGGTCGGTCAAGACTGCGCCCTACGCTTCCACCTGGTTACTTTGGCAATGTAATCTTTACAGCAACACCAATTGCTGTAGCAGGTGAAATTCAATCAAAGCCAACATGGTATGCTGCAGGAAAAATTCATGATTCATTGGTTCGCATGGACAATGATTATCTAAGGTCAGCCCTTGATTTCCTAGAGCTTCAGCCTGATTTATCAGCCCTTGTTCGCGGCGCCCATACTTTCCGGTGCCCAAATCTTGGGATTACTAGCTGGGTTAGACTGCCAATCCATGATGCAGATTTTGGCTGGGGAAGACCTATATTTATGGGGCCTGGTGGGATCGCATACGAGGGCTTATCATTCATCATACCAAGCTCAACAAATGACGGGAGCTTGTCAGTAGCCATATCTTTGCAAGCTGAACACATGAAACTATTTGAGAAGTTTATATATGACATTAAAGAATGAGCCGAGGCTATTATCCTGTCATGGTTTCTGTCCTCCCTTCAGTAAATCAGGCTGGGAAAGTTCAGGTATACcaagttttttctctcttgatgCCCGTGTATCTGTCATagagggtttttcttttcttttcttttctattcggACATGGTTTGATGCAAGGCAGACTTTTTGAAAGGATAATGCGCCCCTCACGAGGGCTTATGTTGTACATATTAATGTATTTGGCACGAACTTCGAAGTATAGGATGGAAGGAATAAATACGATGCAGAATATCATGTATATACTGTTTTGAAACTTGGTTTAatccgtgtttttaaaaaaattattattttttatttaaaagttattttttttaatattttttaatagttttaatgtgcAAAGTATTTAGAAATGGAGACAACAAAATCCAAGATGTTTCATCTTCTATTTTAGAGGACatcacaagaaaatattttctggatttgttcaataaaaaaataaagagtaaaaaaaatataaatttaaaaataatgaataataataaaaaaaaatagaaggaaagaaagagaaaacagaggaatgttgaaaattaagttaaattttatatttgataactaAAGACTCTCATCGTGATTAATTCATAGatacttaaattaaaacataccatgataatttgaattttatatctaTATCTAAAATCTTTACATTAGAATTTTGtatgattgatttatttattaatgatatttgAGCTTAGATTTGTATTTAGAGAGTTCATTAGATTTTATAGATgtgtattttattgaaaacaaataaaaaaataaagttttttgatatttttaaccaCTAGatttcttcaacaaaaaaagtaaaaaatataaatttaaaaatcatgaataatcagaaaaacaaaaaaaagcagaggaagagaaaatacatgtcaaaatatcggattaattaattcatagatactaaaattaaacatgttattttttgaaGAGGAATACATGATGATTTGAATATCATATCTACATTTGAATTTTGtactgatatttttatttattaatgatatttgAGCTTATATTTGTGTTTAGAaagtttattagattttttagatATGTATTTTAgtgaaaagcataaaaaataaagttttttaaattacaaatgacacgtcatcttttatacattttgtttttaaatatagcTGGTTAGACCAGACTCAAGTGTATTGAATATTTTCAGGAGTGCTTAGGCTCATCTCTAAGCCcaacaatttttatattttattatttttattttctattttcttataaCAGTTTTCTACatcaagtttattaatttttatttaccttataaataaaataaaataaaaaatatatttttatgtttttatttgatttttttacgaATTAATACTTGCCTTTTTGTAGTCTTTtactttgtatttatataatattatattattaaaacaataatgaagaagattattcaataaaaacaaattataaatttattttgtattttctgataattaaactcaattattttttaagataagttaacaaaataaggataaataaaaaaacatataaaatatgtataacgcagtgaaaaaaaatcttcaatacACATAAacacacctaaaaaaaaaaaccgaaattgAACTGATATATGATATGCTGCATAAGTTTATAAAAAAGCTGAAATTGATACGTTTAAAATTACTAAATGATTCGGTTGATTgattgacatgaaaaataataaaattagctaTTGTCTAATTCAGTAGATCAAATCGGTTGATTATTTGTCCTACCATTAGGGACACTAAAGAAATTTATAGTATCTGGTTGGTCAATTGGTTGTGCCTATGAGAATTGGTCAACGGTTATAACTCACAATGAACTAttattgtttaagaaaaaagtaGGATCGAAGTTAATAGGTCCTGATGAGTAATTGaagctttaaatttaaaaaaatgaataaataacagaaaaaatgattaatatgATTTGAATTGAAGAGAATAGTCTCcataatgaaatattaaagtATGGATGTGGTTCTTATAGGAATTATaaatttgagtttaaaattcataacaaagATGAAACCGGTAATGAGTTTagattataaaagaataagataaaTGAGAAAATgattccaaaaaattaaaatggtagTAAGGAATAAACAATAAGAAAGTAtggtacaaaaaaaaagagtgatgaTGTAAACACCGATTGAAAATCAGTGATGTTACCGTGAAATGGTAAAAAgcttgtaaataaaataaatgatgaatgaaaaggtaaacaaacaaatattatgGGAATAATAAAATGGTCTCAAGGATCTAAATGGATGATTGATATGATtataaggatgaaataaaaaaaatcagattttttttatgaaaaatcacaaaccaactAGTTTTACGTTATCACacataacttttaatctgaTTATTGTATTAAGATGAAATTTTGCGTGAAGTCTTATGACATGTTGAACTATTATGGTTTAAAACTTCAGCTTAATCAGAGTTTAGGAAGACAATACAATTTAGGTCTGAAAATCTGGTAAAATGCATAAATAATACAAGACATAATAAAGTAGtggtcaaaatataaataaaaggaaatatcCTCTATTCAAAGGTTGTCTCATCcgaacaacaaaaagaaaaagagaggatgAGAGGGCCTGTAGTTGTGGGATTGAGAGATTAAAAGCATGGATAAggtaaaat
It encodes the following:
- the LOC7478310 gene encoding shikimate O-hydroxycinnamoyltransferase codes for the protein MIINVKESTMVQPAEETPRRGLWNSNVDLVVPRFHTPSVYFYRPTGASNFFDAKVLKEALSKALVPFYPMAGRLRRDDDGRIEIDCNAEGVLFVEAGTASVVADFGDFAPTLELKQLIPTVDYSGGISTYPLLVLQVTYFKCGGVSLGVGMQHHAADGFSGLHFVNTWSDMARGLDLTIPPFIDRTLLRARDPPQPAFHHVEYQPPPAMKTVLETSKPESTAVSIFKLTRDQLNTLKAKAKEGGNNIGYSSYEMLAGHVWRSACKARGLPDDQETKLYIATDGRSRLRPTLPPGYFGNVIFTATPIAVAGEIQSKPTWYAAGKIHDSLVRMDNDYLRSALDFLELQPDLSALVRGAHTFRCPNLGITSWVRLPIHDADFGWGRPIFMGPGGIAYEGLSFIIPSSTNDGSLSVAISLQAEHMKLFEKFIYDIKE